The genomic window ATACACCTGCCAATCTAGCTCAAAATACACAAGAACTGCGACTGCAAGTCTAATAGTTTATGGTACGCAAAAAATGCACAAGCAGTAGAATGTATACATCAGTCATTCTCGTAGATGTGCCAAAGGTCAGATTTGACAATCTACACTGCAATGTATCTGGATCGAATATAAGTGAAGTGCTCCTTATTAGGAACGGTGTCATACTAAAAAGAATGCCAGTTGACTGCAGTTCTGTTAACCTACGTGTAAATCTGTCTACAGCAAACGGAGGTATGTATCAGTGTCTTGCAAACAGCAAATACGGAAGCGTTCAAAAATCAATCTATCTCGGTACGAAATACTAACTAAGACAACCTGGTTGCTTATTCGATTTCTAGAAAacaaaactttgattgaAACAATTAGCGTAAATGTTGACAAACCCAGCCACTGCTCAAACTATTCCAAACTAGCCACGTTAGCTTCGATGCCAAAGGAATCAACAACTTTAAAACCATTTACTACTACATCTACCACCTCAACTGGACAAGCAAGCCTAACACTtagctcttcgtcttctacaATTACTTCAGCCAGTGGTACGTCTCCTACAGTACCTGTTGCTGACGGCGCAACAGAGCAATCTGCTGCCGTGAACACAGGCAAATCTTATCCTGGAGTAACTACCAACGCTGGTCTAACTACCAACGCTGGTCTAACTACCAACGCTGGTCTAACAAGTAGCAGTCTAGAATCAACTAAAGTTTTTAGAGCAATAAATCAAAGAAGCTTGACAGGTAAATTATAAAGGTTGCGTTAAATCCATGTTCTCTAATTTTACCTATTTGTATCAAAAAGGAATCATCACAATTGGAGCTGCTTCTGGAAGCATTGTTTTAGTGCTCCTTATTATTATCACCGTAGTCATAGCATGCAAAAGGAAACGTGGTAAATTTTCAACAAACGGTTTCTAACCTTGTACGTATTACTGTGTTGGTCTTCTTTCAGGTCATTTTCCCATCTCCACAGAGGCCACAAAGCAAGCACACTGCCAACTTACTTCAAACCAAAGCTACATTAGAACCAACAGTGCTCAACTAGAATCAGCATACGCAACAATACCCGAAGATACTGCAGAATCGGGCAAAATAGCGCCCCAAATGCCTGGTCTTGAAAGCGCTGTTTATGCCACAATAGATAGCTGCTTACCAAAACGTATGctcttttgtctttgtttAAATTCAGATTTCTTTATAAACATTCTAAATTTTGCAGATGATGAAATTCCTAAGTCTTCTCAAAATCAAGACGGTGCTGAGAAACCAAAGTCGTCTCACACTAGTGACTACGCAGgcaaatttatttatttatttatttatttatcaacAATAAAACGTTATGTTGCGTATCACCTTAGACGTTGAAAAATGCTGTAAAGGCTGTCCAGGTTGCGCTGCAATCTCTAACAGCAAACAACAAGGTTCCGCTATTGCTCATGTCAGCATCAACGGAGATGATTATGCCGTGTGTCAAAAGGAAGCGACTTCTCAACAGCATTCTACAGAAACTCTCTCTAGAGAGAGCAAAGTAAAGCACATGACAGTTGGAGAAGACAAATACGCGTTGTGTGAGAAAAATGCTGAGAAACAATCAAAAGTTCCCGGGCACTTCACTACTAGTGGTGGTGATATGTATGCCGTCTCAgtgaaaagcaaagaaattgattcttcttctaccaaagaaaagaaagtcaaacGAAAGGTATTAATATGGAAATAGAAAAGACGCTATAACTAACGTGTTGCGCTTGACAGTAGATTAGTACACGAGACTATCTCAACGCTGGATTCAAAGTAGCAAAAGTGTAATGACTATGCAAACTATCTTTCTTATTTTGTATTTAATAACTGCTTTCCTTTTTGCTGAACAATAATTTGTAAAAACTGTCTTGGCTTGGCTTGTGATACACATAATATAAGAAATATAAGAGAAGGTTTGAGATATCCTAAAATTTTGAATGGCGATTCTAAATCATGAATCCCACCTTGTTGCATCATTCTCTCAAGGACTTTTTACGCCTTCGTGTACTGATAGATGCTCAATCGACGCTCGACTCGGTCGACATTTCTATAAGCCgcaattgtcgtcgtcaaatcggATTGGATGTAGGCCCCTACGATCGACGATCCCGGTGAACGCTGCGACAGGTTCCTACGGTGGCCGAGAGGGGTCACGAGCAGTAAGCAGTGAGCTGTGAGCGGTAAACTGTAAATTTAGTAGGAAAATGTTTGATTACCCTGCATGGACGTCTAATCCTGAGCGAATCGCAGTCGAATACGGCAGTTTTAGATGTCAACTCGCTCTTCCTGCTCTGTAATGCTACCATTAACtctctcgtcttcgacaTGCTAAATTAGAGAGAGTCTTAAACGAGCGAATTTGGCGTTGCTACCGCAGTGCATGGCTACGTCACCGTAAGGGGGCATAGTATTTACATACATGTAGACTACCATCACAGCCTAC from Oscarella lobularis chromosome 1, ooOscLobu1.1, whole genome shotgun sequence includes these protein-coding regions:
- the LOC136188004 gene encoding contactin-4-like isoform X2, which codes for MKWNFAYSVSFLLLWALPAQADSKSAAPLFFTAEPEDAIVSRGGTLALYCNVTTKNGEETKVTWFKEGDANYNSSRGSILILNDNADSKDRANVRRQEIDGYYYCVAQTKNLAIRSRSALVKLEHYQATTTTDGTSFHSDDVVSAARSGHFKNLRWNITCDKIEFTCPSQNRSVCPFFYEEFVSGRLTRLSFLRIDYNGLQGNVRCRKTNSIKLYTVTTMPAGKIFTKVFKYNGLQSRPRLVVQPQSLFKQKGNNVTIICQGSNLSNQYTWYKDRKPLSESSRVKTNNGTLFIGNVAMQDTGTYTCQSSSKYTRTATASLIVYDVPKVRFDNLHCNVSGSNISEVLLIRNGVILKRMPVDCSSVNLRVNLSTANGGMYQCLANSKYGSVQKSIYLENKTLIETISVNVDKPSHCSNYSKLATLASMPKESTTLKPFTTTSTTSTGQASLTLSSSSSTITSASGTSPTVPVADGATEQSAAVNTGKSYPGVTTNAGLTTNAGLTTNAGLTSSSLESTKVFRAINQRSLTGIITIGAASGSIVLVLLIIITVVIACKRKRGHFPISTEATKQAHCQLTSNQSYIRTNSAQLESAYATIPEDTAESGKIAPQMPGLESAVYATIDSCLPKHDEIPKSSQNQDGAEKPKSSHTSDYADVEKCCKGCPGCAAISNSKQQGSAIAHVSINGDDYAVCQKEATSQQHSTETLSRESKVKHMTVGEDKYALCEKNAEKQSKVPGHFTTSGGDMYAVSVKSKEIDSSSTKEKKVKRK
- the LOC136188004 gene encoding uncharacterized protein isoform X1, which codes for MKWNFAYSVSFLLLWALPAQADSKSAAPLFFTAEPEDAIVSRGGTLALYCNVTTKNGEETKVTWFKEGDANYNSSRGSILILNDNADSKDRANVRRQEIDGYYYCVAQTKNLAIRSRSALVKLEHYQATTTTDGTSFHSDDVVSAARSGHFKNLRWNITCDKIEFTCPSQNRSVCPFFYEEFVSGRLTRLSFLRIDYNGLQGNVRCRKTNSIKLYTVTTMPAGKIFTKVFKYNGLQSRPRLVVQPQSLFKQKGNNVTIICQGSNLSNQYTWYKDRKPLSESSRVKTNNGTLFIGNVAMQDTGTYTCQSSSKYTRTATASLIVYDVPKVRFDNLHCNVSGSNISEVLLIRNGVILKRMPVDCSSVNLRVNLSTANGGMYQCLANSKYGSVQKSIYLENKTLIETISVNVDKPSHCSNYSKLATLASMPKESTTLKPFTTTSTTSTGQASLTLSSSSSTITSASGTSPTVPVADGATEQSAAVNTGKSYPGVTTNAGLTTNAGLTTNAGLTSSSLESTKVFRAINQRSLTGIITIGAASGSIVLVLLIIITVVIACKRKRGHFPISTEATKQAHCQLTSNQSYIRTNSAQLESAYATIPEDTAESGKIAPQMPGLESAVYATIDSCLPKHDEIPKSSQNQDGAEKPKSSHTSDYADVEKCCKGCPGCAAISNSKQQGSAIAHVSINGDDYAVCQKEATSQQHSTETLSRESKVKHMTVGEDKYALCEKNAEKQSKVPGHFTTSGGDMYAVSVKSKEIDSSSTKEKKVKRKISTRDYLNAGFKVAKV